In Oncorhynchus mykiss isolate Arlee chromosome 1, USDA_OmykA_1.1, whole genome shotgun sequence, the following proteins share a genomic window:
- the nphp1 gene encoding nephrocystin-1 isoform X4 gives MPPKRQGPLQTVQRETDDIKRQVDSLIKDARLSDGSGRTEAYQSRCIHLQNLVEETTRKLKKLTKADEPAPVGNYEQRKMEEESRLRGIEEKLLVLVQELSPPQKREGGSSQAQEDEEEEDSEEDSEEDSEEEESEDESVEDEEEDDDEEDVVTKTMEQIPDSGTATYMVISAFKGEQEGDLTIQMGEVLAILNKNEDGWWLAQDSKGSKGLVPKTYLKRYSDQEEDDEEASEDEELESKRKQSSNWDCVRRAITEIDATDVLSAMGAIPAGFRSSTLSKLLDEGITYRASHYIQPELSQSKLSFKDLFRDPDTGKVRQRTARTSLTLTLWSCKSIPTPGVGVQVLSRHIRLCAFDGTQVLSNIHTIRATCNANNVKTWSFSPRMTGNLPSLLDGDCFLRCNSDAPELGILFELGVTYIRNSTSERGDLSCGWAFLKLFDTNGAPVPHRTYELLVHGGTPYEKDVEVDPSLTRGVTGTGMFQQMMLSRKLPKLFLKLKSPNVRTRSQLSALPDTLVGSLSSIHLLVLHRQLLADILLMDRATMQNAEVLVGG, from the exons ATGCCACCAAAAAGACAAGGGCCTCTTCAAACAGTGCAAAGAGAGACGGATGATATCAAAAGACAG GTTGACAGTCTGATAAAAGATGCACGGCTGTCGGATGGGTCAGGGCGCACAGAGGCATATCAGAG CCGATGCATACATCTACAAAACTTAGTGGAGGAGACAACCAGAAAGCTCAAGAAGTTAACCAAG GCTGATGAGCCAGCCCCAGTGGGGAATTACGAacagagaaagatggaggaggaAAGCCGTCTGCGGGGGATTGAGGAGAAGCTGCTGGTCCTAGTCCAGGAGCTCTCTCCGCCTCAGAAACGTGAGGGAGG GTCATCCCAAGCCcaggaagatgaagaggaggaagacagtgAGGAAGACAGCGAAGaagacagtgaggaagaggagagtgaagaCGAGAGTGTAGAAGATGAGGAAGAAGATGATGATGAGGAAGATGTAGTCACAAAGACCATGGAACAAATTCCAGATTCAGGCACTGCCACGTATATGGTCATCAGTGCCTTTAAAGGAGAGCAGGAAGGAGATCTTACCATTCAG ATGGGTGAGGTCCTGGCGATTCTCAATAAAAATGAGGATGGCTGGTGGCTTGCTCAGGACTCAAAGGGCAGTAAGGGACTAGTCcccaaaacctacttgaag AGATATTCAGAccaggaggaggatgatgaggaagCGTCAGAGGATGAGGAGCTTGAGTCCAAAAGGAAGCAGAG CTCAAACTGGGACTGTGTGAGGAGAGCCATCACTGAG ATTGATGCTACTGATGTTCTGTCAGCCATGGGTGCCATCCCTGCTGGGTTCAGGTCATCCACCCTCTCTAAACTACTAGATGAGG GGATTACCTACAGAGCAAGTCACTACATCCAGCCCGAGTTGAGCCAATCCAAACTGTCCTTCAAAGACCTCTTCCGGGACCCAGACACTGGAAAA GTTCGTCAGAGGACAGCGAGGACGTCCCTCACTCTGACTCTGTGGAGCTGCAAGAGTATCCCCACCCCAGGGGTCGGAGTTCAAGTCCTCAGTCGGCACATCCGCCTCTGTGCTTTCGACGGTACTCAG GTTCTTAGTAACATCCACACCATCCGAGCCACTTGCAATGCAAACAACGTCAAGACCTGGTCCTTTTCTCCCCGG ATGACTGGGAATCTACCCAGCCTTTTGGACGGGGACTGTTTTCTGAGGTGCAACTCGGACGCTCCTGAGCTGGGAATATTATTTGAACTTGGAGTCACATACATCCGAAAT TCTACAAGTGAGAGAGGAGACCTGAGCTGTGGCTGGGCCTTCCTGAAGCTCTTTGACACCAACGGAGCACCTGTCCCACACAG gACCTATGAATTGCTTGTGCATGGAGGCACACCGTATGAAAAGGACGTAGAGGTAGATCCATCTTTAACAAGAGGAG TCACAGGAACAGGCATGTTCCAGCAGATGATGTTGTCCAGGAAACTCCCTAAACTCTTCCTCAAACTGAAATCGCCAAACGTTCGCACAAGGTCACAGCTGAG TGCTCTTCCAGACACTCTAGTGGGCAGTCTCTCCAGTATACACCTGCTGGTTCTGCACAGACAACTACTGGCAGATATTCTGCTTATGGACAGGGCTACCATGCAGAATGCAG
- the LOC110530390 gene encoding monocarboxylate transporter 12-B-like isoform X1, with product MTPEGKSPRGAPVAPPDGGWGWMVVAGCFLVTICTRAVTRCVSIFFVEFQMHFGRDYSGTAWIHSLVDCTTFLFAPLGSFIGNRLSTQATVIMGGVLSSAGLILSSFATSLEYLYLTLGVLTGLGFALSYTPAVAMVGSYFNERKALAYGMAMSGTGIGTFILAPAVHLLIEHYSWRGALLILGGFVSNLCVCGALMRPLVPKGRGQRWHKTAELENGYAIPPVDANLAEGKVMDTTLPGLKPLDPNTEVVNVTDVKLETDKLAEIKLTEMKLAEALLANVQLADSRLADMTIVEGMVVNVNSALTEKMLEEIKLADQNLANGKLKDIKLMENLVIGSQLADVKTVDTKVADAKLAELVDAKVLAGLAAPGTTGPLAGPKLGGCLCLQSMEEFSFLLMPDFMLLSVSFLFLAYGCSVPFAYLVPYALSVGVEHQQAAFLMSILGVTGIVGNITFSWLTDRKCVKKYRKVSFMFAVGMEGLSCLLIPLLRSFTLLVPFSMLYGYFDGAYSALIPVVTSDLVGSSYLSSALGVVNFLHAIPYLVSPPIGGWLVDWTGDYTAAFFLSGFSLILSSLFLATVMLIQRCWGPQTFFTSDADSTVASLKNGQRTRQHMMNQS from the exons ATGACACCAGAGGGAAAAAGTCCCAGAGGGGCACCGGTAGCCCCTCCTGATGGAGGCTGGGGATGGATGGTTGTGGCCGGCTGCTTCCTAGTCACCATCTGCACCCGTGCCGTCACTAG ATGTGTGTCAATCTTCTTTGTGGAGTTCCAGATGCACTTTGGTCGGGACTACTCTGGCACGGCCTGGATCCACTCGCTAGTCGACTGCACCACCTTCCTCTTTG CTCCTCTTGGCAGCTTCATCGGGAACCGTCTGTCCACCCAAGCCACTGTGATCATGGGAGGCGTCCTGTCCTCTGCCGGCCTGATCCTCAGCTCCTTTGCCACCAGTCTGGAGTACCTCTACCTCACCCTGGGCGTCCTCACAG GGTTGGGATTTGCCCTCAGCTACACTCCAGCGGTGGCCATGGTTGGATCCTATTTCAACGAGAGGAAAGCACTGGCCTATGGGATGGCAATGTCTGGGACTGGGATTGGGACCTTCATCCTGGCCCCTGCTGTGCATCTCCTGATTGAACATTACTCCTGGAGGGGGGCCTTGCTGATTCTGGGAGGGTTTGTGTCCAACCTGTGTGTCTGCGGGGCCCTTATGAGGCCCCTGGTGCCTaaaggtagaggacagaggtggCACAAGACAGCAGAGCTTGAGAATGGGTATGCCATCCCACCGGTGGATGCCAACCTAGCAGAAGGGAAGGTAATGGACACAACACTTCCAGGCTTAAAGCCGTTGGACCCCAATACAGAGGTTGTGAATGTAACAGATGTTAAGCTTGAAACTGATAAACTTGCAGAAATTAAACTCACTGAAATGAAACTAGCAGAGGCACTCCTTGCGAATGTACAACTAGCTGACTCGAGGCTGGCAGACATGACAATAGTAGAAGGCATGGTTGTGAATGTGAATAGTGCACTAACAGAGAAAATGCTTGAAGAGATCAAGCTAGCGGATCAAAATCTAGCCAACGGGAAGCTGAAGGACATTAAACTAATGGAGAACCTTGTCATCGGTAGCCAGCTCGCTGATGTTAAGACTGTAGACACAAAGGTTGCTGATGCAAAACTAGCGGAGTTAGTAGATGCCAAGGTTCTGGCTGGCCTGGCTGCCCCTGGGACAACTGGTCCTCTGGCAGGGCCTAAGCTGGGAGGGTGCCTCTGTCTTCAGTCAATGGAGGAGTTTAGCTTCCTGCTGATGCCTGACTTCATGCTGCTGTCCGTGTCCTTCCTGTTCCTGGCGTACGGCTGCAGTGTGCCCTTTGCCTACCTGGTGCCTTATGCCCTCAGTGTGGGCGTGGAGCACCAGCAGGCTGCCTTCCTCATGTCCATCCTGGGGGTCACCGGAATCGTAGGAAACATCACGTTCAGCTGGCTTACTGACAGGAA GTGTGTGAAGAAGTACCGGAAAGTGAGCTTCATGTTTGCTGTGGGTATGGAGGGTCTCTCCTGCCTCCTGATTCCTCTGCTACGTTCCTTCACCCTGCTGGTGCCTTTCTCCATGCTCTATGGCTATTTTGATGGTGCCTACTCTGCCCTCATACCAGTGGTGACGTCTGACTTGGTGGGCTCATCGTACCTATCCTCAGCCCTGGGTGTGGTCAACTTCTTACATGCCATACCCTACCTGGTTAGCCCACCAATAGGAG GCTGGTTGGTAGACTGGACTGGTGACTATACTGCAGCATTCTTCCTCAGTGGATTCTCTCTTATCCTCAGCTCACTCTTTCTGGCTACTGTCATGCTGATCCAACGATGCTGGGGACCACAAACATTCTTCACCAGCGATGCCGATTCAACGGTCGCCTCCTTGAAGAATGGCCAACGTACAAGGCAGCACATGATGAACCAAAGCTAG
- the LOC110530390 gene encoding monocarboxylate transporter 12-B-like isoform X2, with protein sequence MGGVLSSAGLILSSFATSLEYLYLTLGVLTGLGFALSYTPAVAMVGSYFNERKALAYGMAMSGTGIGTFILAPAVHLLIEHYSWRGALLILGGFVSNLCVCGALMRPLVPKGRGQRWHKTAELENGYAIPPVDANLAEGKVMDTTLPGLKPLDPNTEVVNVTDVKLETDKLAEIKLTEMKLAEALLANVQLADSRLADMTIVEGMVVNVNSALTEKMLEEIKLADQNLANGKLKDIKLMENLVIGSQLADVKTVDTKVADAKLAELVDAKVLAGLAAPGTTGPLAGPKLGGCLCLQSMEEFSFLLMPDFMLLSVSFLFLAYGCSVPFAYLVPYALSVGVEHQQAAFLMSILGVTGIVGNITFSWLTDRKCVKKYRKVSFMFAVGMEGLSCLLIPLLRSFTLLVPFSMLYGYFDGAYSALIPVVTSDLVGSSYLSSALGVVNFLHAIPYLVSPPIGGWLVDWTGDYTAAFFLSGFSLILSSLFLATVMLIQRCWGPQTFFTSDADSTVASLKNGQRTRQHMMNQS encoded by the exons ATGGGAGGCGTCCTGTCCTCTGCCGGCCTGATCCTCAGCTCCTTTGCCACCAGTCTGGAGTACCTCTACCTCACCCTGGGCGTCCTCACAG GGTTGGGATTTGCCCTCAGCTACACTCCAGCGGTGGCCATGGTTGGATCCTATTTCAACGAGAGGAAAGCACTGGCCTATGGGATGGCAATGTCTGGGACTGGGATTGGGACCTTCATCCTGGCCCCTGCTGTGCATCTCCTGATTGAACATTACTCCTGGAGGGGGGCCTTGCTGATTCTGGGAGGGTTTGTGTCCAACCTGTGTGTCTGCGGGGCCCTTATGAGGCCCCTGGTGCCTaaaggtagaggacagaggtggCACAAGACAGCAGAGCTTGAGAATGGGTATGCCATCCCACCGGTGGATGCCAACCTAGCAGAAGGGAAGGTAATGGACACAACACTTCCAGGCTTAAAGCCGTTGGACCCCAATACAGAGGTTGTGAATGTAACAGATGTTAAGCTTGAAACTGATAAACTTGCAGAAATTAAACTCACTGAAATGAAACTAGCAGAGGCACTCCTTGCGAATGTACAACTAGCTGACTCGAGGCTGGCAGACATGACAATAGTAGAAGGCATGGTTGTGAATGTGAATAGTGCACTAACAGAGAAAATGCTTGAAGAGATCAAGCTAGCGGATCAAAATCTAGCCAACGGGAAGCTGAAGGACATTAAACTAATGGAGAACCTTGTCATCGGTAGCCAGCTCGCTGATGTTAAGACTGTAGACACAAAGGTTGCTGATGCAAAACTAGCGGAGTTAGTAGATGCCAAGGTTCTGGCTGGCCTGGCTGCCCCTGGGACAACTGGTCCTCTGGCAGGGCCTAAGCTGGGAGGGTGCCTCTGTCTTCAGTCAATGGAGGAGTTTAGCTTCCTGCTGATGCCTGACTTCATGCTGCTGTCCGTGTCCTTCCTGTTCCTGGCGTACGGCTGCAGTGTGCCCTTTGCCTACCTGGTGCCTTATGCCCTCAGTGTGGGCGTGGAGCACCAGCAGGCTGCCTTCCTCATGTCCATCCTGGGGGTCACCGGAATCGTAGGAAACATCACGTTCAGCTGGCTTACTGACAGGAA GTGTGTGAAGAAGTACCGGAAAGTGAGCTTCATGTTTGCTGTGGGTATGGAGGGTCTCTCCTGCCTCCTGATTCCTCTGCTACGTTCCTTCACCCTGCTGGTGCCTTTCTCCATGCTCTATGGCTATTTTGATGGTGCCTACTCTGCCCTCATACCAGTGGTGACGTCTGACTTGGTGGGCTCATCGTACCTATCCTCAGCCCTGGGTGTGGTCAACTTCTTACATGCCATACCCTACCTGGTTAGCCCACCAATAGGAG GCTGGTTGGTAGACTGGACTGGTGACTATACTGCAGCATTCTTCCTCAGTGGATTCTCTCTTATCCTCAGCTCACTCTTTCTGGCTACTGTCATGCTGATCCAACGATGCTGGGGACCACAAACATTCTTCACCAGCGATGCCGATTCAACGGTCGCCTCCTTGAAGAATGGCCAACGTACAAGGCAGCACATGATGAACCAAAGCTAG